One part of the Macaca mulatta isolate MMU2019108-1 chromosome 6, T2T-MMU8v2.0, whole genome shotgun sequence genome encodes these proteins:
- the ARAP3 gene encoding arf-GAP with Rho-GAP domain, ANK repeat and PH domain-containing protein 3 isoform X7, with the protein MAAPQDLDIAVWLATVHLEQYADTFRRHGLATAGAARGLGHEELKQLGISATGHRKRILRLLQTGTEEGSLDPKSDSAMEPSSSPAPQTQPPKPVPKPRTVFGGLSGPATTQRPGLSPVLGEPGVSRSPEPSPRPPPLPTSSTEQSSALNTVEMMPNSIYFGLDLRGRAQAAQEKAPDSSQTTAPTPALRPTAGTVHIMDPGCLYYGVQPVGTPGAPDRREGRSVCQDRAEHRLSRQDLEAREDAGYASLELPGDSTLLSPTLETEETSDDLISPYASFSFTADRPTPLLSGWLDKLSPQGNYVFQRRFVQFNGRSLMYFGSDKDPFPKGVIPLTAIEMTRSSKDNKFQVITGQRVFVFRTESEAQRDTWCSTLQSCLKEQRLLGHPRPPQPPRPLRTGMLELRGHKAKVFAALSPGELALYKSEQAFSLGIGICFIELQGCSVRETKSRSFDLLTPHRCFSFTAESGGARQSWAAALQEAVTETLSDYEVAEKIWSNRANRHCADCGSSRPDWAAVNLGVVICKQCAGQHRALGSGISKVQSLKLDTSVWSNEIVQLFIVLGNDRANRFWAGTLPPGEGLHPDATPGLRGEFISRKYRLGLFRKPHPQYPDHSQLLQALCAAVAGPNLLKNMTQLLCVEAFEGEEPWSPPALDGSCPGLVPPDPSPGVYNEVVVPATYSGFLYCGPVTNKAGPSPPRRGRDAPPRLWCVLGAALEMFASENSPEPLSLIQPQDIVCLGVSPPPTDPGDLDRFPFSFELILTGGRIQHFGTDGADSLEAWTSAVGKWFSPLSCHQLLGPGLLRLGRLWLRSPSHTAPAPGVWLSGFGLLRGDHLFLCSAPGPGPPAPEDMVHLRRLQEISVVSAADTPDKKEYLVLVETGRTLYLQGEGRLDFTAWNTAIGGAAGGGGTGLQEQQMSRGDIPIIVDACISFVTQHGLRLEGVYRKGGARARSLKLLAEFRRDARSVKLRPGEHFVEDVTDTLKRFFRELDDPVTSARLLPRWREAAELPQKNQRLQKYKDVIGCLPRVNRRTLATLIGHLYRVQKCAALNQMCTRNLALLFAPSVFQTDGRGEHEVRVLQELIDGYISVFDIDSDQVAQIDLEVSLITTWKDVQLSQAGDLIMEVYIEQQLPDNCVTLKVSPTLTAEELTNQVLEMRGTAAGMDLWVTFEIREHGELERPLHPKEKVLEQALQWCQLPEPCSASLLLKKVPLAQAGCLFTGIRRESPRVGLLRCREEPPRLLGSRFQERFFLLRGRCLLLLKEKKSSKPEREWPLEGVKVFLGIRKKLKPPTPWGFTLILEKMHLYLSCTDEDEMWDWTTSILKAQHDDQQPVVLRRRSSSDLARQKFGTMPLLPIRGDDSGATLLSANQTLRQLHNRRTLSMFFPMKSSQGSVEEQEELEEPVYEEPVYEEVGAFPELTLDTSTSFSTTREWTVKPENPLTSQKSLDQPFLSKSSTLGQEERPPEPPPGPLSKSSPQARGSLEEQLLQELSSLILRKGETTAGLRSPSQPSSPQSPSPTGLPTQTPGFPTQPPCISSPPSSHPLT; encoded by the exons ATGGCTGCCCCTCAGGACCTGGACATCGCTGTGTGGCTGGCCACGGTGCACCTGGAGCAGTATGCAGACACGTTCCGACGGCATGGCCTGGCTACAGCAGGTGCAGCCCGGGGCCTGGGCCACGAGGAGCTGAAGCAGTTGGGCATCAGCGCCACAGGGCACCGGAAACGCATTCTGCGCCTGCTGCAGACAGGCACCGAAGAGGGCTCCCTGGATCCCAAATCAGATAGTGCCATGGAACCATCCTCCAGCCCAGCTCCCCAAACCCAGCCCCCTAAACCCGTGCCGAAGCCCAGGACCGTGTTTGGTGGACTCAGTGGCCCTGCCACCACTCAGAGACCTGGGCTGAGCCCAGTCCTCGGAGAACCAGGAGTGTCCAGGAGCCCAGAGCCCAGCCCAAGGCCGCCTCCTCTCCCCACTTCCTCCACTGAGCAGTCTTCAGCCCTAAATACTGTGGAGATGATGCCTAATTCCATCTACTTCGGCCTGGACCTAAGAGGCAGGGCACAGGCAGCTCAGGAAAA GGCCCCAGACAGCTCCCAAaccactgcccccacccctgccctcagGCCCACAGCAGGCACAG TGCACATAATGGATCCTGGTTGTCTGTACTATGGTGTCCAACCTGTGGGGACTCCAGGGGCCCCCGACAGAAGAGAGGGCAGAAGTGTTTGTCAGGACAGGGCTGAACACAG GCTCAGCAGACAGGATCTGGAGGCACGGGAGGATGCTGGCTATGCCAGCCTTGAGCTACCTGGAGACTCTACTCTCTTATCACCCACCCTGGAAACAGAGGAGACCAGTGATGACCTCATTTCACCCTATGCCAGCTTTTCCTTCACGGCAGACCGCCCCACGCCCCTGCTCAGTGGCTGGCTAGACAAGCTCTCCCCTCAGGG AAACTATGTCTTCCAGAGACGCTTTGTGCAGTTCAACGGGAGGAGTCTGATGTACTTTGGCAGTGACAAG GACCCCTTCCCTAAGGGTGTGATACCTTTGACTGCCATTGAGATGACCCGCAGCAGCAAGGACAACAAGTTCCAGGTCATCACCGGCCAGAGGGTGTTCGTGTTCCGCACAGAGAGTGAGG CTCAGCGGGACACGTGGTGCTCCACACTGCAGTCCTGTCTGAAGGAGCAGCGCCTCCTGGGCCATCCCAGGCCCCCCCAGCCACCCCGACCCCTCCGCACGGGCATGCTGGAGCTGCGTGGACACAAGGCCAAGGTGTTTGCTGCCTTGAGCCCTGGAGAGCTGGCACTGTACAAGAGTGAGCAG GCCTTCTCTCTGGGCATCGGGATCTGCTTCATCGAACTGCAGGGCTGCAGCGTTCGGGAGACCAAGAGTCGAAGCTTCGACCTGCTCACACCCCATCGCTGCTTCAG CTTCACAGCCGAGTCTGGGGGTGCTCGGCAGAGCTGGGCGGCCGCTCTGCAGGAAGCAGTAACCGAGACCCTGTCTGACTACGAGGTGGCTGAGAAGATCTGGTCTAATCGGGCCAACCGGCATTGTGCAGACTGTGGGTCCTCCCGCCCAGACTGGGCCGCTGTCAATTTGGGGGTGGTCATCTGCAAGCAGTGTGCAG GTCAGCACCGGGCCCTGGGTTCCGGGATCTCCAAGGTGCAGAGCCTGAAGCTGGACACGAGTGTCTGGAGTAATGAGATAGTGCAG TTGTTCATTGTCCTGGGAAATGATCGTGCCAACCGCTTCTGGGCAGGGACCCTACCCCCAGGTGAGGGACTGCATCCAGATGCGACCCCTGGCCTCCGGGGTGAGTTCATCTCCCGAAAGTACCGGCTGGGTCTCTTCCGGAAGCCCCACCCTCAGTACCCAGATCATAGCCAGCTTCTCCAG GCACTGTGTGCAGCTGTGGCAGGACCCAACCTGCTGAAGAACATGACCCAGCTCCTCTGTGTTGAGGCCTTCGAGGGCGAGGAGCCCTGGTCTCCACCAGCCCTTGATGGCAGCTGCCCTGGCCTCGTGCCCCCAG ACCCCTCCCCTGGTGTGTACAATGAAGTGGTGGTGCCTGCTACTTACAGCGGCTTCCTGTACTGTGGTCCTGTCACCAACAAAGCTGGACCCTCACCCCCTCGCAGGGGCCGGGATG CTCCCCCCCGCCTATGGTGTGTGCTGGGAGCAGCTCTGGAAATGTTTGCATCAGAAAACAGCCCTGAACCCCTCAGCCTCATACAGCCCCAGGATATTGTATGTCTGGGTGTGAGCCCCCCACCTACTGACCCAGGTGACCTTGACAG GTTCCCCTTTTCCTTTGAGCTCATCCTCACTGGGGGGAGGATCCAGCATTTTGGCACAGATGGAGCTGACAGTCTGGAGGCCTGGACTAGTGCTGTGGGCAAG TGGTTCTCCCCGCTGAGCTGCCACCAGCTGCTGGGTCCTGGGTTGCTGCGGCTGGGCCGCCTATGGCTGCGGTCCCCCTCCCATACAGCCCCGGCCCCTGGTGTCTGGCTGTCAGGGTTCGGCCTCCTTCGTGGTGACCACCTCTTCCTGTGCTCAGCGCCGGGCCCCGGCCCCCCAGCCCCTGAGGACATGGTGCATCTGCGGAGGCTACAGGAGATCA GTGTGGTTTCTGCAGCTGACACCCCAGACAAGAAAGAGTATTTGGTCCTGGTGGAGACAGGAAG GACCCTGTATCTGCAAGGAGAGGGCCGACTGGACTTCACGGCATGGAACACAGCCATTGGCGGCGCGGCTGGTGGGGGTGGCACAGGGCTGCAGGAGCAGCAGATGAGCCGGGGTGACATCCCCATCATCGTGGATGCCTGCATCAGTTTCGTTACCCAGCATG GGCTCCGGCTGGAAGGTGTATACCGGAAAGGGGGCGCTCGTGCccgcagcctgaaactcctggctGAGTTCCGTCGAGATGCCCGGTCGGTGAAGCTCCGACCAGGGGAGCATTTTGTGGAGGATGTCACTGACACACTCAAACGCTTCTTTCGTGAGCTCGATGACCCTGTGACCTCTGCACGGTTGCTGCCTCGCTGGAGGGAGGCTGCTG AGCTGCCCCAGAAGAATCAGCGCCTGCAGAAATATAAAGATGTGATTGGCTGCCTGCCGCGGGTCAACCGCCGCACACTGGCCACCCTCATTGGGCATCTCTATCG GGTGCAGAAATGTGCGGCTCTAAACCAGATGTGCACGCGGAACCTGGCTCTGCTGTTTGCGCCCAGCGTGTTCCAGACGGATGGGCGGGGGGAACATGAGGTTCGGGTGCTGCAGGAGCTCATTGACGGCTACATCTCTGTCTTTGAT ATCGATTCTGACCAGGTAGCTCAGATTGACTTGGAGGTCAGTCTTATCACCACCTGGAAGGATGTGCAG CTGTCTCAGGCTGGAGACCTCATCATGGAAGTTTATATAGAACAGCAGCTCCCAGACAACTGTGTCACCCTGAAG GTGTCCCCAACCCTGACTGCTGAGGAGCTGACTAACCAGGTACTGGAGATGCGGGGGACAGCAGCTGGGATGGACTTGTGGGTGACTTTTGAGATTCGCGAGCATGGGGAGTTGG AGCGGCCACTGCATCCCAAGGAAAAGGTCTTAGAGCAGGCCTTACAATGGTGCCAGCTCCCAGagccctgctcagcctccctgcTCTTGAAAAAAGTCCCCCTGGCCCAAGCCGGCTGCCTCTTCACAG GTATCCGACGTGAGAGCCCACGGGTGGGGCTGTTGCGGTGTCGTGAGGAGCCACCACGCTTGCTGGGAAGCCGCTTCCAGGAGAGGTTCTTTCTGCTGCGTGGCCGCTGCCTGCTGCTACTCAAGGAGAAGAAA AGCTCTAAACCAGAACGGGAGTGGCCTTTGGAAGGTGTCAAAGTCTTCCTGGGAATCCGCAAGAAGTTAAAGCCCCCAACACC GTGGGGCTTCACATTGATACTGGAGAAGATGCACCT CTACTTGTCCTGCACTGACGAGGATGAGATGTGGGATTGGACCACCAGCATCCTTAAAGCCCAG CACGATGACCAGCAGCCAGTGGTCTTACGACGCCGTTCCTCCTCCGACCTTGCCCGTCAGAAGTTTGGCACTATGCCTCTGCTGCCTATCCGTGGGGATGACAGTGGAGCCACCCTCCTCTCTGCCAATCAGACCCTG CGGCAACTACACAACCGGAGGACCCTGTCCATGTTCTTT CCGATGAAGTCATCCCAGGGGTCTGTGGAGGAGCAAGAGGAGCTGGAGGAGCCTGTGTATGAGGAGCCGGTGTATGAAGAAGTAGGGGCCTTCCCTGAGTTGACCCTGGACACTTCTACCTCTTTCTCCACCACACGGGAGTGGACAGTGAAGCCAGAGAACCCCCTTACCAGCCAGAAGTCCTTGGATCAACCCTTTCTGTCCAAGTCAAGCACCCTGGGCCAGGAGGAGAGGCCACCTGAGCCCCCTCCGGGCCCCCTTTCAAAGAGCAGTCCCCAGGCACGGGGGTCCCTGGAGGAACAGCTGCTCCAGGAGCTCAGCAGCCTTATCCTGAGGAAAGGAGAGACCACTGCAGGCCTGAGAAGTCCTTCCCAGCCATCCAGCCCCCAATCCCCCAGTCCCACTGGCCTTCCAACACAGACACCTGGCTTCCCCACCCAACCCCCCTGCATTTCTAGTCCACCCTCCAGCCATCCCCTCACATGA
- the ARAP3 gene encoding arf-GAP with Rho-GAP domain, ANK repeat and PH domain-containing protein 3 isoform X9 translates to MAAPQDLDIAVWLATVHLEQYADTFRRHGLATAGAARGLGHEELKQLGISATGHRKRILRLLQTGTEEGSLDPKSDSAMEPSSSPAPQTQPPKPVPKPRTVFGGLSGPATTQRPGLSPVLGEPGVSRSPEPSPRPPPLPTSSTEQSSALNTVEMMPNSIYFGLDLRGRAQAAQEKAPDSSQTTAPTPALRPTAGTVHIMDPGCLYYGVQPVGTPGAPDRREGRSVCQDRAEHRLSRQDLEAREDAGYASLELPGDSTLLSPTLETEETSDDLISPYASFSFTADRPTPLLSGWLDKLSPQGNYVFQRRFVQFNGRSLMYFGSDKDPFPKGVIPLTAIEMTRSSKDNKFQVITGQRVFVFRTESEAQRDTWCSTLQSCLKEQRLLGHPRPPQPPRPLRTGMLELRGHKAKVFAALSPGELALYKSEQAFSLGIGICFIELQGCSVRETKSRSFDLLTPHRCFSFTAESGGARQSWAAALQEAVTETLSDYEVAEKIWSNRANRHCADCGSSRPDWAAVNLGVVICKQCAGQHRALGSGISKVQSLKLDTSVWSNEIVQLFIVLGNDRANRFWAGTLPPGEGLHPDATPGLRGEFISRKYRLGLFRKPHPQYPDHSQLLQALCAAVAGPNLLKNMTQLLCVEAFEGEEPWSPPALDGSCPGLVPPDPSPGVYNEVVVPATYSGFLYCGPVTNKAGPSPPRRGRDAPPRLWCVLGAALEMFASENSPEPLSLIQPQDIVCLGVSPPPTDPGDLDRFPFSFELILTGGRIQHFGTDGADSLEAWTSAVGKWFSPLSCHQLLGPGLLRLGRLWLRSPSHTAPAPGVWLSGFGLLRGDHLFLCSAPGPGPPAPEDMVHLRRLQEISVVSAADTPDKKEYLVLVETGRTLYLQGEGRLDFTAWNTAIGGAAGGGGTGLQEQQMSRGDIPIIVDACISFVTQHGLRLEGVYRKGGARARSLKLLAEFRRDARSVKLRPGEHFVEDVTDTLKRFFRELDDPVTSARLLPRWREAAELPQKNQRLQKYKDVIGCLPRVNRRTLATLIGHLYRVQKCAALNQMCTRNLALLFAPSVFQTDGRGEHEVRVLQELIDGYISVFDIDSDQVAQIDLEVSLITTWKDVQLSQAGDLIMEVYIEQQLPDNCVTLKVSPTLTAEELTNQVLEMRGTAAGMDLWVTFEIREHGELERPLHPKEKVLEQALQWCQLPEPCSASLLLKKVPLAQAGCLFTGIRRESPRVGLLRCREEPPRLLGSRFQERFFLLRGRCLLLLKEKKSSKPEREWPLEGVKVFLGIRKKLKPPTPWGFTLILEKMHLYLSCTDEDEMWDWTTSILKAQHDDQQPVVLRRRSSSDLARQKFGTMPLLPIRGDDSGATLLSANQTLPMKSSQGSVEEQEELEEPVYEEPVYEEVGAFPELTLDTSTSFSTTREWTVKPENPLTSQKSLDQPFLSKSSTLGQEERPPEPPPGPLSKSSPQARGSLEEQLLQELSSLILRKGETTAGLRSPSQPSSPQSPSPTGLPTQTPGFPTQPPCISSPPSSHPLT, encoded by the exons ATGGCTGCCCCTCAGGACCTGGACATCGCTGTGTGGCTGGCCACGGTGCACCTGGAGCAGTATGCAGACACGTTCCGACGGCATGGCCTGGCTACAGCAGGTGCAGCCCGGGGCCTGGGCCACGAGGAGCTGAAGCAGTTGGGCATCAGCGCCACAGGGCACCGGAAACGCATTCTGCGCCTGCTGCAGACAGGCACCGAAGAGGGCTCCCTGGATCCCAAATCAGATAGTGCCATGGAACCATCCTCCAGCCCAGCTCCCCAAACCCAGCCCCCTAAACCCGTGCCGAAGCCCAGGACCGTGTTTGGTGGACTCAGTGGCCCTGCCACCACTCAGAGACCTGGGCTGAGCCCAGTCCTCGGAGAACCAGGAGTGTCCAGGAGCCCAGAGCCCAGCCCAAGGCCGCCTCCTCTCCCCACTTCCTCCACTGAGCAGTCTTCAGCCCTAAATACTGTGGAGATGATGCCTAATTCCATCTACTTCGGCCTGGACCTAAGAGGCAGGGCACAGGCAGCTCAGGAAAA GGCCCCAGACAGCTCCCAAaccactgcccccacccctgccctcagGCCCACAGCAGGCACAG TGCACATAATGGATCCTGGTTGTCTGTACTATGGTGTCCAACCTGTGGGGACTCCAGGGGCCCCCGACAGAAGAGAGGGCAGAAGTGTTTGTCAGGACAGGGCTGAACACAG GCTCAGCAGACAGGATCTGGAGGCACGGGAGGATGCTGGCTATGCCAGCCTTGAGCTACCTGGAGACTCTACTCTCTTATCACCCACCCTGGAAACAGAGGAGACCAGTGATGACCTCATTTCACCCTATGCCAGCTTTTCCTTCACGGCAGACCGCCCCACGCCCCTGCTCAGTGGCTGGCTAGACAAGCTCTCCCCTCAGGG AAACTATGTCTTCCAGAGACGCTTTGTGCAGTTCAACGGGAGGAGTCTGATGTACTTTGGCAGTGACAAG GACCCCTTCCCTAAGGGTGTGATACCTTTGACTGCCATTGAGATGACCCGCAGCAGCAAGGACAACAAGTTCCAGGTCATCACCGGCCAGAGGGTGTTCGTGTTCCGCACAGAGAGTGAGG CTCAGCGGGACACGTGGTGCTCCACACTGCAGTCCTGTCTGAAGGAGCAGCGCCTCCTGGGCCATCCCAGGCCCCCCCAGCCACCCCGACCCCTCCGCACGGGCATGCTGGAGCTGCGTGGACACAAGGCCAAGGTGTTTGCTGCCTTGAGCCCTGGAGAGCTGGCACTGTACAAGAGTGAGCAG GCCTTCTCTCTGGGCATCGGGATCTGCTTCATCGAACTGCAGGGCTGCAGCGTTCGGGAGACCAAGAGTCGAAGCTTCGACCTGCTCACACCCCATCGCTGCTTCAG CTTCACAGCCGAGTCTGGGGGTGCTCGGCAGAGCTGGGCGGCCGCTCTGCAGGAAGCAGTAACCGAGACCCTGTCTGACTACGAGGTGGCTGAGAAGATCTGGTCTAATCGGGCCAACCGGCATTGTGCAGACTGTGGGTCCTCCCGCCCAGACTGGGCCGCTGTCAATTTGGGGGTGGTCATCTGCAAGCAGTGTGCAG GTCAGCACCGGGCCCTGGGTTCCGGGATCTCCAAGGTGCAGAGCCTGAAGCTGGACACGAGTGTCTGGAGTAATGAGATAGTGCAG TTGTTCATTGTCCTGGGAAATGATCGTGCCAACCGCTTCTGGGCAGGGACCCTACCCCCAGGTGAGGGACTGCATCCAGATGCGACCCCTGGCCTCCGGGGTGAGTTCATCTCCCGAAAGTACCGGCTGGGTCTCTTCCGGAAGCCCCACCCTCAGTACCCAGATCATAGCCAGCTTCTCCAG GCACTGTGTGCAGCTGTGGCAGGACCCAACCTGCTGAAGAACATGACCCAGCTCCTCTGTGTTGAGGCCTTCGAGGGCGAGGAGCCCTGGTCTCCACCAGCCCTTGATGGCAGCTGCCCTGGCCTCGTGCCCCCAG ACCCCTCCCCTGGTGTGTACAATGAAGTGGTGGTGCCTGCTACTTACAGCGGCTTCCTGTACTGTGGTCCTGTCACCAACAAAGCTGGACCCTCACCCCCTCGCAGGGGCCGGGATG CTCCCCCCCGCCTATGGTGTGTGCTGGGAGCAGCTCTGGAAATGTTTGCATCAGAAAACAGCCCTGAACCCCTCAGCCTCATACAGCCCCAGGATATTGTATGTCTGGGTGTGAGCCCCCCACCTACTGACCCAGGTGACCTTGACAG GTTCCCCTTTTCCTTTGAGCTCATCCTCACTGGGGGGAGGATCCAGCATTTTGGCACAGATGGAGCTGACAGTCTGGAGGCCTGGACTAGTGCTGTGGGCAAG TGGTTCTCCCCGCTGAGCTGCCACCAGCTGCTGGGTCCTGGGTTGCTGCGGCTGGGCCGCCTATGGCTGCGGTCCCCCTCCCATACAGCCCCGGCCCCTGGTGTCTGGCTGTCAGGGTTCGGCCTCCTTCGTGGTGACCACCTCTTCCTGTGCTCAGCGCCGGGCCCCGGCCCCCCAGCCCCTGAGGACATGGTGCATCTGCGGAGGCTACAGGAGATCA GTGTGGTTTCTGCAGCTGACACCCCAGACAAGAAAGAGTATTTGGTCCTGGTGGAGACAGGAAG GACCCTGTATCTGCAAGGAGAGGGCCGACTGGACTTCACGGCATGGAACACAGCCATTGGCGGCGCGGCTGGTGGGGGTGGCACAGGGCTGCAGGAGCAGCAGATGAGCCGGGGTGACATCCCCATCATCGTGGATGCCTGCATCAGTTTCGTTACCCAGCATG GGCTCCGGCTGGAAGGTGTATACCGGAAAGGGGGCGCTCGTGCccgcagcctgaaactcctggctGAGTTCCGTCGAGATGCCCGGTCGGTGAAGCTCCGACCAGGGGAGCATTTTGTGGAGGATGTCACTGACACACTCAAACGCTTCTTTCGTGAGCTCGATGACCCTGTGACCTCTGCACGGTTGCTGCCTCGCTGGAGGGAGGCTGCTG AGCTGCCCCAGAAGAATCAGCGCCTGCAGAAATATAAAGATGTGATTGGCTGCCTGCCGCGGGTCAACCGCCGCACACTGGCCACCCTCATTGGGCATCTCTATCG GGTGCAGAAATGTGCGGCTCTAAACCAGATGTGCACGCGGAACCTGGCTCTGCTGTTTGCGCCCAGCGTGTTCCAGACGGATGGGCGGGGGGAACATGAGGTTCGGGTGCTGCAGGAGCTCATTGACGGCTACATCTCTGTCTTTGAT ATCGATTCTGACCAGGTAGCTCAGATTGACTTGGAGGTCAGTCTTATCACCACCTGGAAGGATGTGCAG CTGTCTCAGGCTGGAGACCTCATCATGGAAGTTTATATAGAACAGCAGCTCCCAGACAACTGTGTCACCCTGAAG GTGTCCCCAACCCTGACTGCTGAGGAGCTGACTAACCAGGTACTGGAGATGCGGGGGACAGCAGCTGGGATGGACTTGTGGGTGACTTTTGAGATTCGCGAGCATGGGGAGTTGG AGCGGCCACTGCATCCCAAGGAAAAGGTCTTAGAGCAGGCCTTACAATGGTGCCAGCTCCCAGagccctgctcagcctccctgcTCTTGAAAAAAGTCCCCCTGGCCCAAGCCGGCTGCCTCTTCACAG GTATCCGACGTGAGAGCCCACGGGTGGGGCTGTTGCGGTGTCGTGAGGAGCCACCACGCTTGCTGGGAAGCCGCTTCCAGGAGAGGTTCTTTCTGCTGCGTGGCCGCTGCCTGCTGCTACTCAAGGAGAAGAAA AGCTCTAAACCAGAACGGGAGTGGCCTTTGGAAGGTGTCAAAGTCTTCCTGGGAATCCGCAAGAAGTTAAAGCCCCCAACACC GTGGGGCTTCACATTGATACTGGAGAAGATGCACCT CTACTTGTCCTGCACTGACGAGGATGAGATGTGGGATTGGACCACCAGCATCCTTAAAGCCCAG CACGATGACCAGCAGCCAGTGGTCTTACGACGCCGTTCCTCCTCCGACCTTGCCCGTCAGAAGTTTGGCACTATGCCTCTGCTGCCTATCCGTGGGGATGACAGTGGAGCCACCCTCCTCTCTGCCAATCAGACCCTG CCGATGAAGTCATCCCAGGGGTCTGTGGAGGAGCAAGAGGAGCTGGAGGAGCCTGTGTATGAGGAGCCGGTGTATGAAGAAGTAGGGGCCTTCCCTGAGTTGACCCTGGACACTTCTACCTCTTTCTCCACCACACGGGAGTGGACAGTGAAGCCAGAGAACCCCCTTACCAGCCAGAAGTCCTTGGATCAACCCTTTCTGTCCAAGTCAAGCACCCTGGGCCAGGAGGAGAGGCCACCTGAGCCCCCTCCGGGCCCCCTTTCAAAGAGCAGTCCCCAGGCACGGGGGTCCCTGGAGGAACAGCTGCTCCAGGAGCTCAGCAGCCTTATCCTGAGGAAAGGAGAGACCACTGCAGGCCTGAGAAGTCCTTCCCAGCCATCCAGCCCCCAATCCCCCAGTCCCACTGGCCTTCCAACACAGACACCTGGCTTCCCCACCCAACCCCCCTGCATTTCTAGTCCACCCTCCAGCCATCCCCTCACATGA